In one window of Cryptococcus neoformans var. neoformans JEC21 chromosome 7 sequence DNA:
- a CDS encoding calcineurin temperature suppressor Cts1: protein MSTPIEPKELGTLIVVVGKARNLPNKSRFGKQDPFCTVIVGEEKQKTKPIKRGGQHPEWDEEFRFAILEDVEDVVQRSESQSESLNSSLNGKPLPVPDDPGVITTAALASKSRKIKKKGGKSMKVACFADDAKEPELIGDCVVSLEDVLKKGEVDDWYDFQYKEKYSGEIYLELTFFSNEAPPVKRNVPRPSIPRYGPPSLNGSNSSMSFGSTAGKGALPQLSSGSISGANLYIPPYAPQAARVPSPASQPGQSTSFADLGLPSGHRKSSPLPPIQQAQHGYQPSFSSSLSVNSRASVDVLTRPMSSMSLNPSVNSFSMSSAPAPSAPSSSYGHSHRHSFGGSSEAPWGSVLPHSGYAPAPTPHLRPISTQSIGAGSEAPWGSMLPQSHPAPAPTPHPRPMSTNDALTGEQTMRMEADRLRTAATPMLRPSSGMSHGAAPASLAPPVAPISAPSPQDSRITSTIPESLRPAGPPQPHQHYSQPPPPFTSNQYHGQPPTPAPPLHSHSAGSISPVATTLGHYQVPSSSFSGLAQPPGDSRRASSPGPGYYAQQSAGQFQPQCQVNGAYGSPVGGNGYGQREGYSTPTRSNIYPVPPAQDHQQSPPSSQGYYPPQPPQTPQSYPPQSSPTPQPYYQTLPPAHQQQPPLPPAPPQSYAYSQSSVLPHRQPSPVPPPPQPQTNESGYVPWYQQTQSAQPQPQSHTPYPQSHTPQPQSHTPLPQSHTPLPQSHTPLPQSHTPLPQSHTPQPQSYPYVQQPYGQQPQHQDQQAYHLLPPAPQYSQPLPPPPPVPERRPQPQAPAPPPSRPPFGYYPSDELYLQRQEGRDPYGR, encoded by the exons ATGAGCACCCCTATAGAACCCAAAGAGCTTGGCACGTTGATCGTGGTGGTGGGCAAGGCT AGAAATCTACCCAACAAGTCTCGTTTTGGCAAACAAGATCCGTTTTGTACCGTCATCGTCGGTGaagaaaagcaaaaaaCGAAACCTATTAAACG AGGCGGACAGCACCCAGAATGGGACGAAGAATTCCGTTTTGCCATCTTGGAGGACGTGGAAGACGTCGTTCAACGGTCAGAGTCGCAGTCGGAATCCCTCAATTCATCCCTAAACGGCAAGCCCTTGCCAGTCCCGGATGATCCTGGAGTAATAACAACTGCGGCATTGGCGAGCAAGAGCaggaagatcaagaagaagggagggaaAAGTATGAAGGTCGCGTGCTTTGCCGATGATGCAAAAGAGCCGGAATTGATTGGAGACTGTGTGGTTAGCCTTGAGGACGTGTTGAAAAAGGGAGAGGTTGATG ACTGGTATGATTTTCAGTACAAGGAAAAATATAGCGGAGAAATCTATCTTGAGctcactttcttctccaat GAAGCGCCCCCAGTGAAAAGAAACGTGCCTCGTCCATCTATACCAAGATACGGTCCCCCTAGCCTTAACGGTTCAAATTCGTCCATGTCCTTCGGCTCCACGGCTGGGAAAGGCGCGTTACCACAGCTGAGTTCAGGGAGTATCTCAGGTGCCAATCTATATATACCCCCTTATGCCCCTCAAGCTGCTAGGGTACCATCGCCTGCCTCTCAGCCTGGGCAATCAACCAGCTTTGCTGATCTTGGATTACCCTCCGGGCATAGGAAAAGCAGCCCCTTACCT CCCATTCAACAGGCGCAACATGGCTATCAGCCATcgttttcttcatcactgtCCGTCAACAGTCGGGCCTCTGTTGACGTACTCACCCGGCCGATGTCGTCGATGTCTCTGAATCCTTCTGTGAACAGTTTTTCGATGTCATCTGCACCTGCACCTTCTGCACCTTCGTCAAGTTATGGTCATAGCCACCGTCACTCGTTTGGTGGCAGTTCCGAGGCACCTTGGGGATCTGTGTTACCTCATTCTGGGTATGCTCCTGCACCTACACCACACCTTAGGCCTATATCGACTCAGTCCATAGGAGCTGGTTCAGAAGCTCCATGGGGGTCTATGCttcctcaatctcatccagcaccagcacctacacctcatcctcggccCATGTCAACAAATGACGCTTTAACGGGGGAGCAGACCATGAGAATGGAGGCGGATAGATTGAGAACCGCTGCAACGCCGATGCTTAGACCGTCGTCAGGCATGTCACATGGTGCTGCGCCTGCCAGTCTAGCGCCTCCTGTGGCTCCAATATCAGCTCCGTCACCGCAGGATAGTCGCATAACATCTACAATCCCCGAGTCTCTTCGCCCAGCTGGTCCTCCCCAACCCCATCAACACTACTCCCAACCGCCTCCACCATTTACTTCCAATCAATATCATGGTCAGCCTCCGACACCGGCGCCACCTTTACATTCCCACTCTGCTGGCTCCATAAGTCCTGTGGCGACTACCTTGGGACATTACCAGgtaccctcttcctcattcaGTGGTCTTGCTCAACCGCCTGGCGATTCAAGGAGAGCATCCAGCCCGGGTCCAGGATATTACGCTCAGCAATCTGCGGGGCAATTTCAACCTCAATGTCAAGTGAACGGTGCATATGGAAGTCCGGTAGGTGGTAATGGGTACGGTCAACGGGAGGGGTATTCTACGCCTACCAGAAGCAATATTTATCCGGTACCGCCTGCACAAGATCACCAACAGTCACCGCCGTCATCCCAAGGTTACTATCCTCCACAGCCGCCGCAAACCCCTCAGTCCTACCCTCCGCAGTCGTCCCCAACGCCACAACCGTATTATCAGACActtcctcctgctcatcagCAGCAACCACCTCTACCTCCCGCACCTCCGCAAAGTTATGCTTATTCACAGTCCTCGGTTTTGCCTCACAGGCAGCCGTCGCCGGTGCCACCCCCTCCGCAGCCTCAGACGAATGAGAGCGGATACGTCCCCTGGTATCAGCAGACTCAATCAGCGCAGCCACAACCTCAATCCCATACACCATACCCTCAATCCCATACACCGCAACCTCAATCCCATACGCCACTACCTCAATCCCATACGCCACTACCTCAGTCTCATACACCATTACCTCAGTCTCATACACCACTACCTCAATCCCATACACCACAACCTCAATCTTATCCCTATGTACAACAGCCTTACGGACAACAGCCACAGCATCAGGATCAGCAGGCTTATCACCTACTACCTCCTGCACCGCAATATTCTCAAccacttccacctcccCCACCTGTGCCCGAAAGGCGCCCACAGCCCCAGGCTCCagcgcctcctccttccagGCCACCATTTGGGTATTACCCTTCAGATGAGTTGTATCTGCAAAGGCAAGAAGGTCGGGACCCTTAcgggagatga